Genomic window (Argopecten irradians isolate NY chromosome 2, Ai_NY, whole genome shotgun sequence):
AATGAAGTGCAAttgtattttcaaaatcaatagaAATAATCTTTTTATGCAATGAGATTATCATgtgataattataaaacatcacAACTGTAGCaataacaatattacatatatatgtaatacgtGATTTACGAGGATTAAGTTATTTAAGTTGGATCCTATTGAAAATAATGTCAGTTTACTAGTTGGTCCGTTAAACAAAAGTTCAAACAAATTTTTAATTGAACTCTACATCACCAGTATACACAATACACCTACTGTTTAAGTGATAGGTAAGACCTACTGACAATTACATACTTATTATGCTATTGCATATACTATTGATTTATTGAATATAATAAATGGTTACCAATAAAGGATTATAGATAACTTGATTGCGATTGTACAGTAAAGATACATAAGCGTTCTTTTGCccttatatttatttttgtttacttaGTGTTTGAGAAACTCCTCCTACCTTTCTGAGAATCTTCATAAATTACATGGAGATGTGCTGTACGTTTTACTAGATATCTTGACAAAACCATCACTTTCAAAATTGAAGAACAATCTTTTGGAAAAAACAACCCAGACAgtggcgccatcttgaaatcgTAAAGTCATGTCTACAACATTTATCTTGTAAAactcatttaattattttagtatttttgaCTCCTGTGTTATGATAGTCAACAATAGAAACATACGAATCTTTAAATCGGCGATTTCACTGAACCACAAGGCgataatatattaaaataatgtatgGCACAATCAATATAAATTGTAATTAAGAGTTACATAAGCTACATAATACAGTGTAGACTCCAGTGACCCCAGCATTATATTGAATAGCAAcagtaacatgtatataatatgtatataacaacagattACATGATCACAACATCCAGTTATATAAGCCTTGGTAGTAACAAAGATCATAAAGACCACGAAACCAATACAAAAAGCTCATCTTAGGGTTAAGACTAACCTCGTTCACAACTCAACACCACATGTTTTCTCATCAGAGTAAGAGTATCAAATTATGTCGATGACTTTTCTATTCAGTAATATATGAACAATGAATTGGCATATGAAAAAAttaactacatacatatcggcacttcaatacatttgtataatgctGCTTGAACTTGAATTCCAATTATTTTACGTAAAATACTTCAATCATAATATGctcaaatattttgataattagcTTAATGAAAAATCACAACCAATATTCGTACATAAACTATCATTAATGGTGAAACATAATGTGAAagcatatttgtatataaagcACCGGTGTTTGGTGGAactaattttataatttaattaaggTATGTTATAAAAAGTAACAATAAATTAggttgttttaacattttttatactTACCTGGTCAATTACtcttttttcatttgttcaCTAAAGTTCAATTTTTAACGCCAAGGTTACATTTTTTCAAGTAACCTAATGTCCCAGAGTAGAATTAGTTGTTTAATATAGAACTGTTCCTACAAAGCCATGATTTATCTAACAGTACTCTGATTATTATAGAGGCCGACATCCAATTTTGTGTTAATCTCAATGCATAGAGCTAAATATATACCGCATTTTAATATcaacaaatttaaaaagaaGGTGCGTTAACGTATTGCAACATGTATCATGGCAAAATGTGTGGAGCGTCTCACGGTATTATACACTGACTTCTATTTTACAATATTCATTTCCTTTTCCCTTTGATACTCGCAAGACAGCGCCATTTTTTGTTTCGTCTGTAACTAGTTCTAGGAAACTTTCCGCTACCGTCTCTGTCCTgaaacaatgtaaataaaaactCAACCCAAAGacatcataaatacaaaattaattaaaaggtCTAAATGAAATCATATCGTTGTAATCATTATTTCTTTATCGCTTTTGATGGAATTCACATTTTGGTATCAAATTTATGTAATGTGAATCCTCTATTTGACTAAAATGCGAAAAAGACTTACGCCATGATACCGTGAAAATTAAGGAATTTCGTGACTTTTGCGGAGTTTTCTGATTTCGTCTGTTCATCGTCGTGTAAAGAAAATGGTGAGATGTTTTTAACGAGGTTTGTGTCAGCAAAGGATGGACATAAGGCATTTATCCGTATACCACATTTCTGGACATCCTCGTTTACCTTGGGTAAAGAAAAAACACCTTTATAACGCTGGAAGATATATAGAACGAATTTCGCTTGATTTCATTTTCAGACTAATTTtggtaaaataattttgttctgGTAATAAAACTCTATTGATATAATAAATGACCTgcgataatttttttttataaaatatgaccatgtaaaacaattgattaattattcttatttttgataaagaaattaTGTTACTGAAACGGTCACAACACATGGTTATATAGTTATATGGTAGAAACgttatattatattactgtTATGGTAATAAGGTGGCGCTgagtatatttaacattttatcatcCTGTCACATTTTTTAAGTATTGACATAAAATTGCTTTATGCGAACAACTGTTGCTGTTAATCTGCATATCCCTATACACTTACAGTTAACGACCTtgtgagtaatatatatatatataactaactTACAGCTAACGATCTGGTGAGTGAgataatgacatttttaaatTACAGCTAACGATCTGTTGAGTGAGATAATGATAGTTTTAACTTACAGCTAACGATCTGTTGAGTGAAATTATGACAGTTTTACTTACAGCTCATGATCTGGTGAGTGAGATGATAATAGTTTTAACTTATAGCTAACGATCTGGTGAGTGAGATAATGACAGTTTTAACTTATAGCTAACGATCTGGTGAGTGAGATGATGATAGTTTTAACTTACAGCTAACGATCTGTTGAGTGAAATTATGACAGTTTTAACTTACAGCTCATGATCTGGTGAGTTAGATAATGACAGTTTTAACTTATAGCAAACGATCTGTTGAGTGAGATGATGATAGTTAAAAATTACAGCTAACGATCTGTTGAGTGAGATGATGATAGTTTAAAATAACAGCTAACGATCTGTTGAGTGAAATTATGACAGTTTTAACTTACAGATCATGATCTGGTGAGTGAGATGATGATAGTTTTAACTTACAGCAAACGATCTGTTGAGTGAGATGATGATAGTTTAAAATTACAGCTAACGATCTGTTGAGTGAAATTATGACAGTTTTAACTTATAGCTAACGATCTGTTGAGTGAGATGATGATAGTTTTAACTTACAGCAAACGATCTGTTGAGTGAGATGATGATAGTTTAAAATTACAGCTAACGATCTGATGATGAATTATGACAGTTTTAACTTATAGCTAACGATCTGTTTGAGTGAGACAATGCCAGTTTTAAACTTATAGCTAACGATCTGTTGAGTGTGATAATGACAGTTTTAACTTACGGCTCACGATCTTGTGATTGAGATAATGACAGTTTTAACTTAAAGCTAACGATCTGGTGAGCGAGATGATGATAGTTTTAACTTACGGCTAACGATCTGTTTAGTGAGATGATGATAGTTTTAACTTAAAGCTAACGATCTGTTGAGTGAGATGATGATAGTTTTAACTTAAAGCTAACGATCTGTTGAGTGTGATAATGACAGTTTTAACTTATAGCTAACGATCTGGTGAGTGAGATGATGCTAGTTATAACTTACAGCTAGCGATCTGGTGAGTGAGATAATGACAGTTTTAACTTACAGCTAACGATCTGGTGAGTTAGATAATGACAGTTTTAACTTATAGCTAACGACCTGTTGAGTGAGATGATGATAGTTTTAACTTATAGCTAGCGATCTGGTGAGTGAGATAATGACAGTTTTAACTTATAGCTAACGATCTGTTGAGTGAGACAATGCCAGTTTAAACTTATAGCTAACGATCTGTTGAGTGTGATAATGACAGTTTTAACTTATAGCTAACGATCTGTTGAGTGTGATAATGACAGTTTTAACTTATAGCTAACGATCTGGTGAGTGAGATAATGCCAGTTTAAACTTATAGCTAACGATCTGTTGAGTGTGATAATGACAGTTTTAACTTACGGCTCACGATCTTGTGATTGAGATAATGACAGTTTTAACTTATAGCTAACGATCTGGTGAGCGAGATGATGATAGTTTTAACTTACGGCTAACGATCTGTTGAGTGAGATGATGATAGTTTTAACTTACAGCTAACGATCTGTTGAGTGAGATGATGATAGTTTTAACTTAAAGCTAACGATCTGTTGAGTGAGATGATGATAGTTTTAACTTACAGCTAACGATCTGTTGAGTGAGATGATGCTAGTTATAACTTACAGCTAACGATCTGTTGAGTGAGATGATGCTAGTTATAACTTACGGCTAACGACCTGGTGAGTGAAATGATAGCGGTTTTGGTAGCACAGTAGACTGGCGACATAGGATTGACCGACAAACCTAGAAGAAAGAAGGGTAACCTGTATTTAAAACATGACTTGATTTTACATCGTGAGAAACAtgataaattgaaaaaatacgCACATGTTAATAAGTTAATGTCTATTTTAATCGTCTGTTGAAGTAACCATTGAAAAAATCCACATTTATATAAGTACGTTGTAAATGATAGAATATAGTAATGCATTCATTTTTATTGAAtactttacaaaataaaattgtcttAAGTTAGACATGTCTTGCAATCAAATTTTCGGCAAGTGTGAgggcatatacatgtacttgagtTAACGAAGGGAAAGAGACTAAAGGAGAACCTgcatttatttatgatatatccCAGTTATACATAATCTATTGGTAATTGTCACACTTGACATGAGAAATGATGACTATGAATTAGcagtgacacagtaacaacatAAATACCACCTATTTGTCAAAACTGTTATTAAGTGGAGTGATTTATCTGTTAAGTTGTTACTACATGTCAGATATACACGAACATTTTGACGACAAAATCACATTGTATTACGCACTCGATCAAGGCATACCTCAAATGATTGAATTACTGAATCAGCAATTTGCGGATTaaagattttatgaaaatacaaacttgaaaccataaatataaaaagtattaaaaCGAAACGTATTCTAATAACCTTTACCTTACTAGAGGTGTAGGTTAATAACCGTCAACACATGTATGTCAACGACATGGGTGACCCGTTTAGTCAGATTTTCAGTGACGCAAAGTCGGTCAGGTCATAACTATAGACGTTCAAATTGCACGCATTTATTCCAATTTAGGTTTACTTGGTAACTTTGTTAATCTTTTTAACCtatatgtaaacaaaagtgAACGATTTAAAACAAATAGATCTTTGATAACTTTTATGAATGGTGTTTTACTAAACATAAACACATGTAGTACATTCTATACGAAACATTGTATCAGaattaaaaaacacaaaattaaagcTAGAAACATCAAAATAATAGAGGAATgtagaaatgaaattataagTATGATATCATAATTTTACAGATCATGAAATATGTACTGTTTTGCTAACATTTTAGGTTTTAGTGCATGATATTATTTTTGCTATTTTCGTGCAGTTTAGGGGCAAGCGTGGAATCGTTACACGTGATGTTggaaattatattttctttgatGCTATCAATACATGGATGATACGTTATCGATATAACATTCCCAATAGCAGGGCACTGACATAAGCATGATAAAATTGGCTGATATCTCTGTATTCTTACATAATGTTATTGACAATTTTCTATCTCCATGAAATGTGATAAAACTAGATAATGTTAACGGATACCAAGTAAACAACTACACTCTTATATGACATCTACAAATCTACGACGTATATCGTTCGAATAACACTGgtaaatattttcacaattacTTTTTGTCTGTAAAATTTAAGTTACCTTTGAAAAGAAGATGTTACAAAATCTGTGTAAAGCATGGACCAATGCGTCTGTTTTTTCCGAAATGTAGAGAATATTGTAATATACATAAGAATTAGGTAAGCGTTATACTGGtatctaaatatataaacaCACTTTACCTCCCTTTGGTATTTCCGTAGTTATAAATATGGATTATAATGTTAATACTAGGGACTTGTTTACCTGCCGCCGATGATATATTGATGATCACGCCTCCGTTTCCGCCTTTATCATTTCGGAGATATTCAAAAGCAATAAACGATCCCCTTGTCATTCCTTTCTGtaaatagacatatatttagtatattttCCTTGATTGTCATTGGATGGAATACTGCATCTAAATGACTGCGCTGGAATGTGTGTCACTTCGCAATTTGCACTGTAAGGGCATATATCATACTATATATTTGCAAAACTACACCTTTATATGACTTACATTTGACGATTTCTTTGACATTTATGAACTTACAAACTCGAATCAAACTTAATGTATAAAAGGATGATATCACATCAAATCTTTGTTTGTTCATATAAACTGGCTGTCGAAATTGGCGTTCACTTAATTCTTAAAACAGACcttgatataaaacaacaaattgtgttgagaaaatataaatgaaatgttcgGAATTTAGAGACTCACTGTACATTGCTTACTCATTATTTTATCCGTAATAGAGCCAAGTCAAAATGGAACAGGAGTTTGATATTGTTAGGGCTATTTCGTCGTATATTATTTCTCCATTTATAGGGATGTCATAAGAGAAGCTATCATCGATAGAAAATCGACCGGGTCTCTATCACTTACAATATATTAGTCGAATAAGTTACTCGTGAAGAATTAATTgaattttatctttatataccTTAATAAAATGACAAGTAGTGATCATACTCGAATACATTTTGGTCAAGTCAACAGATTTTATCTTATCTGTACGTTAAATTGAATGTAAAACTCCTGAACCAGATGATCGATGAACATAATGAAGAACAGTTAGTTATAATAATTAACGCTAGACCATGAAACACAAGTTGTTTTGAAGATAGAAAGCAGAATGTAACATTAGTAAAGTTTACATTATCGAtaagtttaaaattaaaaaatctaaCAAAATATCTCCTATCACTCTTTTATATTATAGCGATTCTTCCTTTGTAAGATGTACTCTTGGTTGTTTTTTATCTGCGTCCTATCGACAGCCAGGGCCATTTCAGAAAGGCTTCTCGTATATGTGGCGTATTGCGTGCTTGTTTTTTGGGAAGCTGTTGaatattcatgttgtatctCTTTGTTATAATGGAACTAAGTAATGCACATATTGCAAACAATGatcattttgtttcattttcccCAAGCATTGAAAACATTAAAGAGTATTTATAACACATACTTTTTATTAGACCTGATCGCATTACGTACGATGTTCACGTCGACGACTTTCTCCCACTGAGGGTACGTCTCTCCGCCTGTACCAGCGTTGTTACAAACTATGTCAATTTGTCCATATCGCTCCTTCGTCGCCTTAAACAGAGCTGAAAGGTAAAGCAAAACAGTCGATGTTTGAAAcagtttaaaacattaaaaaaacttaGTGATATAATCAACTATCGTTAAATTGTCTGTGGCAAATAATTTTAAACGCATGACCTATTCATATACTAACtagttttattgaaaatgataaattcatAGTATAACAAGTTCATTATAGGCAATATCATTAACCACAATATAAGATAAGCTAGTGTGGATTTCCCGGCGATTGTTGAACTGGCCCATGTGTCTTATATTGCAGTATAAGTAGTCACTCTTAATTggaatatgaatatatacaggCCACTCATGGGCACGATGCTCCAGATTTTAGTCACTCTTTCACATTGGTTTCGACGTCAAATGATAACTGATAGTTGAAATTTAGAAGATATAATTTACTGTACATATCCGCAATGTAaagtttctttgtttgtttaatttcacaaaCGAAACATAAAACCCAGTGTCAAAACGAAACGGAACAGAGTTAACCTAATAGATGCACTACGGATATATGTTTCCCATCACACAATGAGAACAACCGTTTATTGTACTCCATATTTTCTCTGTTCTTATTCCTCCGTCATCAGCTGGGTTTTAAGCAGCAACTATGGATATTTCTGCACGACTTAGACATTTCTGATTTATGGGATTtagatttaaatatttcaactaATTATTCATTTTACTTATATCTCCAAAAACCATTGAGTGCCGAGTTAGATCCTCTATAACCATCAGAGGTTGCCCTACAAACCATGTCAGACTAAGCGATCTAAAGCAGATGTATTATTTAACAGTTACCGTCAGAGTGGATACACATCATCCTCCCTCCTTCTGACTTTTGTGTATATCGCTTTCTCTTTATCAGCGTGTTTCAGACACAACAGAGtgcatatacatttatatcaattatcaaaGGTTGGTAAGGTTTGGCTACTGTTTGCCATGGCATTTCCTAAATACACATGAACCTAATGTTCTGTATTCAAAAACTTGTGGA
Coding sequences:
- the LOC138316245 gene encoding 15-hydroxyprostaglandin dehydrogenase [NAD(+)]-like, whose protein sequence is MQIQGKVALVTGGAQGLGYAFVQALLDKEAKVSFCDINANQGEATLKQLADKYGPDNVMFQRCDVTSQEEMEALFKATKERYGQIDIVCNNAGTGGETYPQWEKVVDVNIKGMTRGSFIAFEYLRNDKGGNGGVIINISSAAGLSVNPMSPVYCATKTAIISLTRSLAVNEDVQKCGIRINALCPSFADTNLVKNISPFSLHDDEQTKSENSAKVTKFLNFHGIMATETVAESFLELVTDETKNGAVLRVSKGKGNEYCKIEVSV